In Panacibacter ginsenosidivorans, the following proteins share a genomic window:
- a CDS encoding class IV adenylate cyclase, producing the protein MKHINIEIKAKCFHPKKVEAFLVSANAVFKGTDLQKDTYFNVSDGRLKLRQGNIENNLIFYNRNNQKGPKQSDFQLVAVSKAGELETLLIEALGVKVIVEKKRKIFFLDNIKIHLDEVPKLGSFVEIEASNLSNPSLTVEHLHQQCADLMQQFDVKYEDLIEHSYSDMLMGL; encoded by the coding sequence ATGAAACACATTAATATCGAAATCAAGGCAAAATGCTTCCACCCCAAAAAGGTGGAAGCATTTTTAGTTTCTGCAAACGCTGTTTTCAAAGGCACAGACCTGCAAAAAGACACGTACTTCAATGTGTCCGATGGCCGGCTGAAATTGCGACAGGGTAATATTGAAAACAATCTCATCTTCTACAATCGCAATAATCAGAAGGGCCCGAAACAATCAGATTTTCAACTTGTGGCCGTTTCCAAAGCCGGAGAACTGGAAACTTTACTTATCGAAGCACTAGGTGTGAAAGTGATTGTAGAAAAAAAACGAAAAATATTTTTCCTTGATAATATTAAAATACATCTTGATGAGGTGCCTAAACTTGGGTCTTTTGTTGAGATAGAAGCAAGCAATCTTTCAAATCCTTCACTTACTGTTGAGCATCTGCATCAACAATGCGCAGATCTTATGCAGCAGTTTGACGTAAAATATGAAGACCTCATTGAACACAGCTACAGCGACATGTTGATGGGCTTGTAA